The Mucilaginibacter rubeus genomic interval AGATAAGTTGTTTGAATTGATGAGCAGGCTGTTGAGGCCTGCATCATTAGCCCCTGCTATATCTGCGGCCGGGTTATCGCCTATATGTATAATACCCGATGGGTCTATTTGCTTTGGTTTATTACAATCTTTAACTTTTTGCACCATCAGGTTAAACAATTCCCGGTTAGGCTTCGACATCCCTTCCTCGTCCGAATAGATCTGGAAATTAAAAAAAACATCTAAGCCCAGCTTAACCATCACCTTGCGAAGCGTCTGCCCCTTTATAAAACCCGTATTGCTTAATATACTCAATGAGCAATCGCCTTTTTGTTTTAGATGCTGTAGCACCTCAATTGTTACAGGCGAGTAAAGCACCGGCAGGTAATAGAACAGCAACGTTTCCATATCGGCATATAGCTTATCAATATTAACATCGGCAAGCGGATACTGGTTATCATTGATGGTGCTGATCACCATCAGATACATTTCATCAGCATCGATATTTTTGCCGGTGCGCTCGTTCACGGCATTACACATCAGGTCAACCTGGCGGAAAGCCCTTGCAACGTCATCGATACTTTTACCCGCCGGATTAAAATCCCGGTGAAAAACCTTGGTACGTTCTATCTTAAAGTACGGATTTGATTTGATCAGCGTAAGCCACAGGTCAAATGAATAATGCTGGTACATTTATTTTTTTAGGGAGATGAATAAATAACCACCATGTCATTGCGAGCGAAGCGTGGCAATCGCATACTATACAGAGCGGCTTTGCTTCCGTGCGATTGCTTCGTTTCTCGCAATGACATGGTTTTATATTAATAGCCTTTTAAC includes:
- a CDS encoding HAD family hydrolase; amino-acid sequence: MYQHYSFDLWLTLIKSNPYFKIERTKVFHRDFNPAGKSIDDVARAFRQVDLMCNAVNERTGKNIDADEMYLMVISTINDNQYPLADVNIDKLYADMETLLFYYLPVLYSPVTIEVLQHLKQKGDCSLSILSNTGFIKGQTLRKVMVKLGLDVFFNFQIYSDEEGMSKPNRELFNLMVQKVKDCNKPKQIDPSGIIHIGDNPAADIAGANDAGLNSLLINSNNLSILTLLSL